A region from the Prionailurus viverrinus isolate Anna chromosome E2, UM_Priviv_1.0, whole genome shotgun sequence genome encodes:
- the NRN1L gene encoding neuritin-like protein, with protein sequence MMRSYSSCHHRQRLPRPSGVLGLLLLLLPLVLVSPLAAAATGPGGCDTIYQGFAECLIRLGDSMGLGGELETVCRSWNDFHICASRVLLRCPEEAAAVWESLQQEARRAPHPDNLHALCGTPVRIREHGKGPETNQETLQATGSAHSPAPAPPLLAAALALACLLGPLA encoded by the exons ATGATGCGCAGCTACTCCTCCTGTCACCACCGCCAGCGACTGCCCCGACCATCCGGTGTGCTGgggctgttgctgctgctgctaccaCTTG tcCTTGTATCTCCTCTGGCAGCAGCTGCAACAGGCCCAGGGGGCTGTGACACCATATACCAGGGCTTTGCTGAATGTCTCATCCGCTTGGGGGACAGCATGGGCCTGGGAGGCGAACTGGAGACTGTCTGCAG GTCTTGGAATGACTTCCACATCTGTGCCTCCCGAGTCCTATTGCGCTGTCCGGAGGAGGCTGCCGCCGTGTGGGAGTCACTACAGCAAGAAGCTCGCCGCGCCCCACACCCAGATAACTTGCATGCTCTGTGTGGCACCCCTGTGCGCATTAGGGAGCATGGCAAGGGCCCTGAGACCAACCAGGAGACACTGCAGGCAACAGGGTCTGCACATAGCCCAGCCCCTGCACCCCCACTGCTGGCAGCTGCTCTGGCACTTGCCTGCCTCCTAGGGCCTCTGGCCTAG